A genomic stretch from Candidatus Atribacteria bacterium includes:
- the amaP gene encoding alkaline shock response membrane anchor protein AmaP: MSKDSFNNLVFVLFVAITVFISGIFLALFFRLFSLESFFFKTNYLIYSNFLNQIILGVIGVSLIVFAVYLIWQKAQIGKGNLSVVQKTSLGEIKISIGSIKYLVQKVVKGMSEITETKPEINIIKPGGIKMDLHLAVKQDINIPELSEKIQRKLKAYLLDTCGIEAKEIKIHVDKIFYEDQK; the protein is encoded by the coding sequence ATGAGTAAAGATAGTTTTAATAATTTAGTTTTTGTTTTGTTTGTAGCAATTACGGTTTTTATCTCTGGGATTTTTTTAGCCCTTTTTTTTAGACTGTTTTCCCTGGAAAGTTTTTTCTTCAAAACAAATTACTTGATCTATTCCAATTTTCTTAACCAAATTATTCTGGGCGTAATAGGAGTATCGTTAATTGTTTTCGCTGTTTATTTGATCTGGCAAAAAGCTCAGATAGGCAAGGGAAATTTATCAGTAGTTCAGAAGACCTCGCTTGGAGAAATTAAAATTTCTATTGGGTCTATAAAATACTTAGTCCAAAAGGTAGTTAAAGGGATGTCAGAAATTACAGAAACAAAACCAGAGATTAATATTATAAAGCCCGGGGGAATAAAGATGGATCTTCATCTTGCTGTAAAGCAGGACATAAACATTCCCGAGCTTTCGGAGAAAATTCAGCGCAAATTAAAGGCATATCTCTTGGATACATGTGGAATAGAAGCCAAAGAGATAAAAATTCACGTAGATAAAATATTTTATGAAGACCAAAAATAG
- the mnmE gene encoding tRNA uridine-5-carboxymethylaminomethyl(34) synthesis GTPase MnmE: MKFWENDTIAAISTPMGESGIGIVRVSGPKTLEIAQEVFRDRNLNKTKVKNFLSHTVHYGFLIDPRNGEKVDEIILILMKKPQTYTREDTVEFNCHGGSLSLRKALETIISCGARIADPGEFTKRAFLNGRIDLSQAEAVIDLIQAKTERSLSSSLAQLGGSLNKKIKDMRKRLVRISTEIEAPMDFPDQDIEEKSPKKIEEDINCILKEINFLIETLAYGKILKEGINALIVGKANVGKSSLFNTLLKENRAIVTHLPGTTRDAIEEFINIQGIAFKIIDTAGLKPPENIIEKISIKKMMKYLKEAQLILVMFDASTPLSLEDKEIIKEINKENYKKNKVIVIENKIDLGEKIDQGNLLGLLDVKDSIKMSLKEKIGIEELEEKLFRTAMEGLVIPENGVVINNIRQANQLKMAKKALEQVLLGLKRKITYDFLTVDLKDALDSLGEITGDSVSDEMVSDIFSRFCIGK; this comes from the coding sequence ATGAAATTTTGGGAAAATGATACTATTGCTGCTATTTCTACCCCAATGGGCGAAAGTGGAATCGGTATTGTCAGAGTAAGTGGCCCAAAAACCTTAGAAATAGCCCAAGAAGTATTCAGAGATAGAAACTTAAACAAAACAAAGGTGAAAAATTTCTTGAGCCATACTGTTCATTATGGATTTTTAATTGATCCGAGAAACGGAGAGAAAGTTGACGAGATCATTCTGATTTTAATGAAAAAACCCCAAACTTATACCCGGGAAGATACCGTTGAATTTAATTGTCATGGAGGTTCGCTCTCTCTCAGGAAAGCACTGGAAACAATTATTAGTTGCGGGGCAAGAATAGCTGATCCGGGAGAATTTACCAAGAGAGCCTTTTTAAACGGGAGGATTGATTTGAGTCAGGCAGAAGCGGTTATCGATCTAATTCAAGCTAAGACCGAAAGAAGTTTAAGTTCTTCATTAGCTCAATTAGGAGGAAGCCTAAATAAAAAGATTAAAGATATGAGAAAAAGATTAGTAAGAATTTCTACCGAAATTGAAGCACCTATGGATTTTCCCGACCAAGATATTGAAGAGAAAAGTCCAAAAAAGATAGAAGAAGATATCAATTGTATATTAAAGGAAATTAATTTTCTTATCGAGACGCTGGCTTATGGGAAAATACTCAAAGAAGGGATAAACGCCCTCATCGTTGGCAAGGCTAATGTAGGTAAATCAAGCCTTTTTAATACTTTGTTAAAAGAAAACCGTGCAATTGTTACCCACTTACCAGGTACGACAAGAGACGCCATTGAAGAGTTTATTAATATTCAGGGAATAGCTTTTAAAATTATAGACACCGCAGGACTTAAACCCCCAGAAAATATTATTGAAAAGATAAGTATTAAAAAGATGATGAAATATTTAAAAGAAGCTCAATTAATATTAGTGATGTTTGATGCAAGCACTCCCTTGTCCCTGGAGGACAAAGAAATAATCAAAGAAATTAATAAGGAAAACTATAAAAAAAATAAGGTGATAGTTATTGAAAATAAAATAGATTTGGGCGAGAAAATTGATCAAGGGAATCTATTGGGTCTATTAGACGTTAAAGACAGCATAAAGATGTCTTTAAAAGAAAAAATCGGCATAGAAGAGTTAGAGGAAAAATTGTTCAGGACCGCCATGGAGGGATTGGTAATACCGGAAAACGGGGTGGTTATCAATAATATAAGACAGGCAAATCAACTAAAGATGGCAAAAAAAGCTTTAGAACAAGTATTGTTAGGCTTAAAAAGGAAAATAACCTATGATTTTTTGACAGTCGACTTAAAAGATGCCCTGGACTCTCTCGGTGAAATAACCGGAGATTCGGTTAGTGATGAAATGGTTAGCGATATATTCTCTCGTTTTTGTATAGGAAAATAA
- a CDS encoding KH domain-containing protein: MKNTNNSKLSFQRKAQTTLEKIVNLIIEDGEVQAIDHEEADTIVLGIKTSNPGVLIGRHGHTLDALQYIVNIIANKEIEESERRKIMVDIEGYKERREDIVSNYAREKAEIAKKNGKKVALCYMNAVERRIVHLVLQGEPLLSTYSEGTEPFRRVIIVPKENINNNNNQEEE, encoded by the coding sequence TTGAAAAATACTAATAACTCTAAATTAAGTTTTCAAAGGAAAGCCCAAACCACCCTGGAGAAAATAGTAAATCTTATTATAGAGGATGGAGAAGTACAGGCAATTGACCATGAAGAAGCCGATACCATTGTTTTAGGAATAAAAACCTCTAATCCCGGAGTATTAATTGGAAGACATGGACATACACTTGATGCCCTTCAATATATTGTAAACATAATTGCTAATAAAGAAATTGAAGAATCCGAACGAAGGAAGATAATGGTTGATATTGAAGGGTACAAGGAAAGAAGAGAAGACATTGTATCCAATTATGCTCGCGAAAAAGCCGAAATAGCGAAAAAGAACGGAAAAAAGGTTGCTCTTTGTTATATGAATGCAGTGGAAAGAAGGATTGTTCACCTTGTTTTACAAGGGGAGCCCCTGCTAAGCACCTATAGCGAAGGGACAGAGCCTTTTAGAAGAGTTATCATAGTACCGAAAGAAAACATAAACAATAATAACAACCAAGAAGAAGAATAA
- a CDS encoding ParB/RepB/Spo0J family partition protein, which yields MVKRGLGKGLEALIPKAEQKEKGFVVEIDLEDLTPNLFQPRKNFDQEKMEELKESLKKHGMIQPIVVRKTANGYEIVAGERRLKAAKEIGLKKIPAIIMNLNNEKSLEIALVENIQREDLNPIEQANAFKRLVDEFNLTQQELAEATGKSRTLVTNTIRLLKLNPEIQKNISEGKISFGHAKLLLSIEDEELQKAVCNRIIANGLSVRDAEHLVKNIEKAQKKPFKVKNITIERFPEVEGRLRDALGTKISILYDGRKGKINIEFYNKEDLRRITDLLLKER from the coding sequence ATGGTTAAAAGAGGATTGGGAAAAGGGTTAGAAGCTCTTATCCCCAAAGCTGAACAAAAAGAAAAAGGATTTGTGGTTGAGATAGACCTGGAAGATCTGACCCCCAACCTTTTTCAGCCTCGTAAAAATTTTGATCAAGAAAAAATGGAGGAATTGAAAGAATCCCTTAAAAAGCACGGAATGATTCAACCCATTGTAGTAAGGAAGACGGCTAACGGATATGAGATTGTAGCCGGAGAGCGTCGATTAAAGGCAGCCAAAGAGATTGGCCTAAAGAAGATACCGGCAATTATTATGAACCTTAACAATGAAAAAAGCTTGGAAATTGCCTTAGTTGAAAATATTCAGAGAGAGGATCTTAATCCTATTGAGCAGGCTAATGCCTTCAAAAGATTGGTGGACGAATTTAACCTTACTCAGCAAGAATTAGCGGAAGCAACCGGAAAGAGCAGGACATTGGTTACCAATACCATCCGGCTGTTAAAACTGAATCCGGAGATACAAAAAAACATCTCGGAGGGGAAAATATCTTTTGGTCATGCCAAATTATTATTAAGTATCGAAGATGAAGAGCTGCAAAAGGCAGTGTGTAACAGAATAATAGCTAATGGATTATCGGTAAGAGACGCAGAGCATCTGGTTAAGAATATCGAAAAAGCACAAAAAAAACCATTTAAAGTTAAAAATATTACCATTGAACGCTTCCCAGAGGTAGAGGGAAGATTAAGAGATGCGTTAGGGACCAAAATAAGCATATTATATGACGGAAGAAAAGGAAAGATAAATATAGAATTTTATAACAAAGAAGATTTGAGGAGAATCACTGATCTATTACTAAAAGAAAGATAA
- a CDS encoding ParA family protein: MTKVLAITNQKGGVGKTTTAVNLCTSIALYKRKTLLIDIDPQGNASTGIGLDKAKVKRCIYDVLINQAPAKEIVVETQIKNLDILPSTIQLAGAEIELVNYISRENKLKHAIKPIKDDYNYIIIDCPPSLGLLTLNSLTAADAVIIPIQCEYYALEGIGQLLNTINLVRENLNSSLEIEGILLTMYDSRTNLSRDVVKEVQKYFQGKIFTAVVPRNVRVSEAPSYGKPVVLYDVKSKGAIAYKKLAREVISNG; encoded by the coding sequence ATGACCAAAGTTTTGGCAATTACCAACCAAAAAGGCGGAGTAGGCAAAACAACCACCGCGGTAAATCTATGCACTTCTATAGCCTTATATAAAAGAAAAACTTTATTGATTGACATAGATCCTCAGGGGAATGCCAGCACCGGAATAGGCCTGGATAAAGCAAAAGTTAAAAGATGTATTTACGATGTCTTGATTAATCAAGCTCCGGCAAAGGAAATTGTTGTAGAAACTCAAATAAAAAATTTGGATATTTTACCTTCTACTATACAATTAGCAGGAGCAGAAATAGAATTGGTTAACTATATTTCCCGGGAAAATAAACTAAAGCACGCTATCAAGCCCATCAAAGATGATTATAATTATATCATCATTGATTGTCCGCCTTCTCTGGGTCTTTTAACCTTAAACTCTCTTACTGCTGCTGATGCGGTTATTATTCCTATTCAATGTGAATATTATGCCCTAGAAGGCATTGGGCAATTACTAAATACCATCAATCTGGTCAGAGAAAATCTAAATTCATCTTTGGAAATCGAAGGAATCTTACTGACCATGTATGATAGTCGAACAAATCTTTCACGCGATGTGGTTAAAGAAGTTCAAAAATATTTCCAGGGAAAGATATTTACAGCAGTTGTTCCGCGAAATGTCAGAGTGAGTGAAGCCCCCAGCTATGGCAAGCCCGTTGTTTTATATGACGTAAAATCTAAAGGAGCAATAGCTTATAAAAAATTAGCCCGAGAGGTGATATCAAATGGTTAA
- the rsmG gene encoding 16S rRNA (guanine(527)-N(7))-methyltransferase RsmG, with protein sequence MDKEYKNILVHGAQKMGIKLNTEQIRKFSLYLKLLSQWNKKINLTSLKTPQEIIVKHFLDSLSCIKALNNYTNLENASIIDVGTGAGFPGLPVKIVSPSISLSLLEAKKKKIIFLNEIKQEINFQKVEVLTGRAETFGKHPDYRQKFDIVLSRALASLSTLSEYCLPLARVGGLFVAQKGRAYQEETNKALRAIQLLGGELIGVENLIIPFMDQERHLLIIKKIKDTPLEYPRKEGIPQKRPL encoded by the coding sequence TTGGATAAAGAATACAAAAATATATTAGTTCATGGTGCGCAAAAAATGGGAATTAAACTGAATACAGAACAGATTAGAAAATTTTCCCTATATTTAAAACTATTATCCCAATGGAATAAAAAAATAAACTTAACTTCTTTAAAAACACCACAGGAAATAATCGTGAAGCATTTTTTGGATTCTCTTAGCTGTATAAAGGCACTCAATAATTATACTAATTTAGAGAACGCCAGTATTATTGATGTTGGTACAGGCGCGGGTTTCCCAGGCCTACCGGTTAAAATAGTTTCCCCTTCAATCAGCTTATCACTTTTGGAAGCGAAAAAGAAAAAGATCATATTTTTAAATGAAATTAAACAAGAAATAAATTTTCAAAAAGTTGAGGTGCTTACCGGACGCGCAGAAACCTTTGGGAAACACCCGGATTATAGACAGAAATTTGATATCGTATTATCTAGGGCATTGGCTTCCTTGAGCACTTTGAGCGAATATTGTCTTCCCCTGGCAAGAGTGGGAGGGTTGTTTGTGGCACAAAAGGGTCGAGCGTATCAGGAAGAAACTAATAAAGCTCTCCGGGCAATTCAGCTTTTAGGCGGAGAACTAATTGGAGTGGAAAATCTAATAATTCCTTTTATGGACCAGGAAAGACATCTTTTAATAATAAAAAAAATAAAAGATACACCTTTGGAGTATCCCAGAAAAGAGGGCATTCCCCAAAAAAGACCTTTGTAA
- a CDS encoding Asp23/Gls24 family envelope stress response protein: MPYMQAIKKNPQEQKLGNVTVSKEVVAVIAALETIKTKGVVGITSGYRGKLANILSRKDCAKGVEVGMKAGETTITIPIITAYEVGIFKVAEEVQHKVKNAVCSLTGLKVTKVDINIQGIKFKEKTEKPRKETQKKKEIKNKAQKE, translated from the coding sequence ATGCCATATATGCAGGCTATTAAGAAAAATCCCCAAGAACAAAAATTAGGAAACGTAACGGTTTCCAAAGAAGTAGTTGCCGTAATTGCTGCTTTAGAAACCATAAAAACTAAAGGTGTAGTCGGTATTACCAGTGGGTACAGAGGCAAATTGGCCAATATATTGTCCCGTAAGGACTGTGCTAAAGGGGTAGAAGTAGGAATGAAGGCGGGAGAAACGACTATTACCATTCCTATTATTACCGCTTACGAAGTAGGAATTTTTAAAGTAGCTGAAGAGGTACAACATAAAGTAAAAAATGCCGTTTGCTCCCTGACCGGATTGAAAGTTACCAAGGTTGATATTAATATCCAGGGGATTAAATTTAAAGAAAAAACAGAGAAACCAAGAAAAGA